The Danio rerio strain Tuebingen ecotype United States chromosome 20, GRCz12tu, whole genome shotgun sequence genome contains the following window.
TGGCGGCGCGCTTCAGACGACACCAGCGCATCCACAGCGGGCACAGGCCATACCAATGCCCCCTCTGCCACACCGGCTTCACCTCGCAAGAGAATCTGAGCGAACACctcgcgcacgcacacacacaagccaGCAGCAAACCTCACCGCTGCACTCACTGCGGCAAGGGCTTCGTACGGCCCGGGAAACTCTGCATCCACATGCGCGTGCACACCGGGGAGAGGCCGCACCGCTGCGCAGACTGCGGGAAGAGCTTCAAGAGCGCAGGAGAGCTGCAGAGACACACCGCTATTCACACCGAGATAAAAACACACCAGTGCTCGGAGTGTGAGAGCAGCTTCAGGAGATCCACGCATCTGCTGagacacatgcgcacacacagcgGGGAGAGACCGCACCAGTGCATGAGCTGCGGGAGACGATACTCGCGCTCAGACCACCTGAGGAGTCACcgctgcacacacacgcacactgacAGCAAAACAAGGAGAGTTCAGTGCTAACACTGACCCCATTTACGAGTTCACCAGTCGACCTAGTTTGAGTTTCCTCACAGAAATGGAGATATTCTGACGAATGCTGGAAAAACAGACACCCATTGTAGGGattaaaaatactatggaagtcagtggctttTTTTTCAGCATTCTCCAGAATATCGTCATCTGAAAGAAACTCCTTCAGGTTTACTGAGTAAATAATAAGAAACCTTCATTTTGGGTCGACTGGTGCCTTAAAATCAATGTAAAGGAGTTTGTCTCTCAGTGTTGAGGTCTAAACTGGTGCTagaaatgaagtcagaattgtcaAACACAAATCTGAAtcctcacaattctgactttttttttttctcaaaaaaagtaaAGCAGCATGCAATTTTGCtataaaagcttttttgtttgatttaattctGTGTCACTGTATTCACTGGCATtaataaagttacttttatttttggttttcacTTCCACTTTCCTCCAGAGAGGTATTGCATTAAAATAAGATAAGGAATTAAGCTGGTATCTTAAGGCTATCCTGGCTGATTATAGCCTGAGGTACTTTCGATTTTAGGAGACGTCCAATAGATTAATACGTACAGAAAAAGTCCAAAGAGGGGGGGGgatcaccagaatggggaagtcccagagtaaaatgagaaaatatgatgcACCTGTGTTTTGGAATATGGATAAACAGTATCTGATTGGGCAGTTaagatttaaagagcccctattttgcattaaaaaggtcatattttggttttgggggtctccatcAACATActgatctgcatgcaaggtcaaaaaacacttttattgtattataatatgcctttatttttacctgattatcccagcgactcccatatgaatcgttcagtgatttatttgttcAGTCTGCAGTAATCTGcagtgattggtctgatgacccagtctgttgcgattaaTTGACtgcgttcagcacgagacagagagaaCAACGCACCACAGCTATGAAATAGCAGCCAGAGAGTATGAGAGCCTAATGTAGGAATTCAATACATCAATGCAGTTAAAGACTTAAACATAACTAGAGGGTGGAGCATATAGTAACTCCTCCCCCTCTTCAAAAACAGCCAATGGTATTTCGCTCTGCCATTGATAgtagttgagctcaagcacatacaatgagaagcatcttgaagggagCGGGGCACTTCAGACACGAGAGAGCATTTGATAGatgcggaagtgacaaactgcaagtcTTGGCTGTTCATtccttctaaatgtgaattttgtcactgttttggagcacactagcttatagatactCTCAAAGACTAACatctaaaacactttattttaatttcactggaACTTTGTTATTTAACAAATTACAGTGGATGTCAATGATTAGCAACCTTCCTCTAACTATCCTACGAAGAGCGGAGCTTTTACTCAGGCAGACACCGAAGCTTCTCATTCATCAACTGCTCTGCTTAAATCCACCTTTCTAAATCCAGCGGCTCCTCTCAGGCTAGACAGATACACCTGTGCTTTGGGGACGAGACTCTCTCCGTCTCGCTTTGTCTGGCAGCTGGCGTCTTTAGGGAGGAACGTCTGAGAGCTGTTGTGTCTCCGCATCAAACTCCAATCACTCTGAGATGATCGGGTCACTTTACTGTGCAGATTAGCctgaaacacagatcagtcctgCGATTATGAGCTGTTCCACCTCAGTTGATCACTACAAGTTTATTTCGACTTGATTGACTTGGGCAGGGGTGCCCATGGCCAGTAcaggaggtccagtgtcctgcagactttTGCTCAACACACCtggcaggaagtttctagtatatctagtaaaagcttgattaactgcttcaggtgtgtttgatttgggtttgaacgaaactctccaggacaccagccctccaagactgagtttgggcacccctgcactaGAAGATTCACTTAGAAGGACCAATCACTCTGATTTGTGTAAAAACAGGGGAATTAATGCCTATGAAGTTGGCAAGTGCAGCTCTCACAGGTGTAGCCCCTCTACAACTGGAAGCATAAAGGCTGCCTTGAGAGGAACCTCTCAAGTGCGTGACTCAGGAAAATCCAGGTCACCCTGTGTACTTTCTAGAAATTTATCTATTTCCAGTTGCATCTTCCCTGATGGACGTCTCTCTctgcatggaggcagtggttcaCAGCTGGCCCTGGGGCAGGCACAAGCATGGACTTTTCTACCAGTGAGCCCTCTTGCAAAGACACTGTGCAAGGCCAGGGAGGATGAGGAGCAGGTTTTTTGTGGTTGCGCCTTTTCGGCACACCCAAACGTGGGTTCCAAACCCACACACTTTACCTTACAGCCCATCCTTGACACTTCCACTGAGACCTTCCTCCCAGTGATGGGTCTCCCACATCCACGTCAAGTCTTCCAAATTGGAAGATTTAGGTGATCCACTACCACTAGTAGTTTACACCGTCACTAGGGTAAGAGTCACTTCTATGAGTCTTTTTGTTGTTTGACATGACGTCCCCCGAACTTTACTGATCGGTGTTGTGCTTTCCTTACTTTGGTCTAAATTGGAGAGCAGAATTTCGCCCTCCATACTGAAGGTTTACAACATGTCCATTTCCACTCACCATGAGCTGGTGAATGGCTGGACAAGGGGGAGCATGACCTGGTCATCCGGTTCTTTAGAGGCACTAGAAGGCTCAATTTGCCTCATACTACTCTCTCATACCCTCCTGGGATCTCTCTGTAGCCTATTCCAGGGTGCAGAGATATCAATTGTACCACTTGAGTCCGTATCTATCAAGATTCTGTCTCTTAAGACAGGTCTGCTGACCACACCTATGTCATTCAAGatggtcggggacctggaggcatatTGGGTCAACAAATCTTGCCTAAAATTCAAACTGGATAACCCTTACTTTATTCCAAGGCTACGTGCTCAAGGCTCCTACCACTTCTTTCTGGGACCAGGCAACGAACCTGCAAGCACTGCCTCTGCAGGAGGCAGACCTAGCCCTCTTGCTGCTGTGTCCCATCTGAGCACTGCGCATGTATGTGGATTGCACTCATAGCATAAGATCCTTTGAGAAGCTCTTTGTCTGTTTTGAAGGTTGGCAGAAGGGAAGAGCTGTATCTAAGCTGTAGAGTTGTGTGCTGGGCAACACttaacacatttgcaagattcaTTAATCTCCAAATGGAGCTGGTTATCTAGTCAGTCGGGAGAAAGCTAAGCTTGTTGTCAAAGTACTTGCTGTGGCACACTCCGTAACCCGGAGCTATGTTTATATTATAATGCTCTGCTAGCTTGAGTTCCCCGTTGGTGAACCCTAGAGAGTTCCTCCAAGGCCTCCTTCACATAAGTCGTTGAAGGAGGAGGGTGCAGGCCCATAACATTGTTGGCCAACTTGGCCAACCCATGTTCTAGGGTACGGTGCCAGCTATGTGTGGCTCCCTTTCCAGGTGACTCCATATGCAGTATTATCCACAGTGAGTCCCCCTACATAGACACCACACAGAACTGCATCCTCCCTATCAGCTAACCATCTTCCATATGTGTGCTCCCCCTAATCAGGGCAAGACCATATGTGTCTTGGTTCCAGGTCTCCACATTTGGGTAGCAGAGACCTCTGCAACGTCCTTCCCCTTTGGGACTGGAAAGCTTTCCCAATGTTCTGTCATATTTAGGGTTAGTTTGGCTTCGTATAAGTGCTTGGCACGATTGGTGAGTATGACATCCCGAACTACTTTTCCCTATCATGgtaattagggccagggacattGGATGGTTACACTTTTGATGGCACTTGTGTGTTCATGCTACCTGCCTGACACAGATTGCCCCAAAATCGCGTAACAGGTTCAGCTCCTGTGGCAGTTAGGATAGGCTTCGCTAGTTGATCAACTCAACATAAACTTGTAGTGAACAACTAAGGGTAAACCTCTTGGTTATGTATGTAACCCTCATTCTGGAAAGGAGGAAATTAAGACGTTTATGTCCACCTGCCACAGGAGCTGAATCCACAGCTGAATGGATTAAGTAAGTAGTCTAATGAGCTTCCTCTCAAGGCAGCCTTTATACTCCTATTTGCTGAGTGGCTACGCCTGTAAGAGCTGCACTTACCAATTTCATAGGCATTCATTGACCCATTTTTATACAAATCGGAGTGATTGGTCCTAAGCAAATCCCCCAGTCGATCAACCTGACATAAATGTCTCTGTTCCCTCATTTGGGGAATGGGAGTTACATAAATAGACGACGTTCATTTAGCTGACCTGAGATCAGTTTGTCTATTGGTCATCTAcctcaggggttcccaaacttttcagcacgcgacccctaaaataacaatgccagtgactcgcgacccccaatatcctctgaggtggttataaatacagaaaacttgcatgcaatggcgcacacacacacaccaatagaccaaagtctattctttgtttttttatgtatgtcagtgctgtaaatgggccagaaagtttaacctggtgttataaaatcaatctgctgcatctgacgctattgctgtctttaatataatgcatttaccccaggggtcgcaatccaatagaacaagtaaataagctactatagtaactatgaacgttttatatagttttttttatatagttttttaaatagttttttctcttcagttggttatggataaaatatggtaattcttatggcctaataataagtagatttttggaaatcaccaggcaacccccccttcattgttccgcgacccctcaaggggtcccgacccacactttgagaaccactgatctacctGACCTGAGATCAGTGTGTGTAGTGTTCATCCAGCTAACCTGAGATCAGTGCATTCCTCTAGCTGACCTAAGATCCGTGTGATTATTTAGCTGACCTGAGATCAGAGTGTTTATCTTGCTGGTCTGAGATCAGTGTGTTCCTCTAGCTAACCTGAGATCAGCGTGTTCATCTAGCTGGTCTGAGATCAGTGTGTCTCACCAGTTTAATGGCTTTTCTTCTCATCTCCCACTCGTTCCACTCATAGGAGGTGCAGATGTTGCTCTGCAGAGGGTGGATCTCCGTCTGAACACCGGCGTCACTTTTAGAGATGCTTTTCAGCAGCAGTTTCTGTCCGGATGGCATCTGAGAAACGAACAACACACACCTTACAACACACACATCAGATATCACAAACTAACAACAATGCAAATAAGGAAAGATTGACTGCACTTTTCTGTTTCGTTAGTGTATGGCCTGTTTATCACCCATAGGAACTTTAGTTCTCTTTAGTAATAAAGCATGTGTGTCTCAGAACTCCTCTCTGAGGGCTCTGGATCTTCTCTTCAGAGCTGTATTGTTCCTCACCCCTGCTGTCAGACTCTGGTGTCCCGCTGGCAGCTGAGAGTATGCAGTGCTGCTGGTGAAGTGCTGCTGCAGCTGCAGCAGCTGGATGAGTTCAGGTGTTCTGCTGGCCGTCTCCAGCACCGCTGCTGTGTATTCATCTGCTCGACAGGAGAACTCGTATGCTGCGCTCCTGCTGCTGAACGCGTAATATTTCTCCTTGTGCTTCAGCACGCCGATGCTTGTGTTACCTGAGAACAGGAGAGCATGCGCACGTTAGCATTTGTTTCTTATCTTTTCTCCTCTATTGTGACAATCTCACTTCAGGATGACGAACAAATGTGGGCGGGGCTTGATTTTGTGCACAGGGAACTGATTGGACAGTTGTATTCTGCTATTGGTGGATCTCATTTGAGTGACAGGTTGACTCCACCCTCATAACAGTAAACACCAATCAGAAAACAGATGTCATTGGAGAGATGttaatttacaataaacaaaatattataaaagttaatagacaaactttatggtggcttgagaaagcctcgtCTACAAGTTTGAAGTAGCTTTAAAAGTTAAATCATTATAGTAGTTTTTAAGAAGCTTGCATTCTCAGGTTTCTAGTATGAGTTGTCATGTTTCTTGCTAAGGTGTacctagggtgttctgagtggttactaaggcattgctagacggttgctagggtgttctaggtggttgctaagctgttctgattggttgctaggtggttgctagggtgttctaggttgtTACTAAGGTGTTATTAGGTGGTTGCTACAGTGTTCagaatggttgctaaggtgttgctaggtggttgctaaggtgttctaggttattgctaaggtgttgctaggtcattgctaggtggttgcctaGATGTTCTAGGTGATTATTAAGGAGTGCTAGGCACTTCCTTaagtgttgctaggtgattgctagggttttcttagtggttgctaaggcgttgctaggtgattgctcaGGTCTTTCTAGggggttgctaagtggttgctatggtgtttttaCTGGTgtctagatggttgctaaggcataGGTGGATGCTAAGGTgatgttaggtggttgctagggtgttctgagtggttgctaaggtgttacaaGGTGGTTACTACGGCattgctgggtggttgctaaggtgttgctaggcgtttgctaaggtgttctgagtggttgctaacataaattagcatgtttctagtattatGTATCTAGTATTAGCATTATGCTAGCATTTTTCAAGCTTAAATTAACACATTGTTAggatggttctagtatgaattagcatgttattagcatgtttctagtataaactagcatgtggCAAGCATGCatttagtataaattagcatgttgctagtatttgtatagtatgaattagcatgtaactagtaTGATCAGTATGTCcgttagtatggattggtatgttgtcagtatgtccaatgtaaagtcaatggcagttgtAACAATGGAAggctatgggacagttgctagggtgccgtaagtggttgctaggtgtggctaaaaagttgaaaggtcatcagtgattggcagattggtagtctgagataaatgagcccaaccttaagtctgtatgacagtctggcgcaaagttatGAGAATCACAAATTttagtccaatgttaagtcaatgggacttttctgaATATTCCAGGTCAGTTTTCAGAAAAGcctaagtcggatcagttggaaaagatatggcaacttaattcagtatagtttggaggtttggtgttagtttggtggttgtagtttgaacagtctaggaggagatgcatttAGAAGTTAATCTCTGAAGAAGACGACGGAAGAATAAGAAGTTTAGAACAGTATGCTGCTTTCTCAAGCCGCCATAATAATTTATTATGAACAGTGCAATATTccacaacaacagcaataatcaaTCATACACTTTGTTTTTGCAGTGATAAAATCTCAGCTACTGTTTCCTGTTTGTACCTGGCAGTAAAAGGCCATTTCTGTCCACCAGAGCGACTCCGCAGAAGCCGTTATACTGCAGCGGCAGATGCTGGAAGTCTGCAGTGCTTTCAGGAAAACAGCATTCACACGAGCTCGTCTCTGACACCAGCACACGctcctctgaacacacacacacacacacacacacaacattaggAATCTCTTCACACACAAAGACATCAGGAATCAGAGTATGAATCTCAACAACGATGATATTCTTCatgctgcagtgcatgctgggagaaTCCTACAAAACTCATGCACGGCTCCCAGAATGCACTGCAGCAATATATCAGCCTTCAACATAAGATTGAAACAATGAATAACAATTAATTTACTCAAATCTGTAGTTCAAACATGATTGAATAGCAGAGTCAGATGCTAACAGAGAGATGCTGCTCCTGTCGGCTTCACACACACCCTAGAAAACTACATCTAAATCTACAGTCAATATCCCTAATATTTCAGAACTTTGACAGAAATATAAACgaaatataactaaatattaaaaatatgaacttcAGAATAACTAATTATTAAAGATATAAACATCTCTGACTTTCAGTGTCTGGAAAAGAGCTTTTATAACCCCATGATGCTCCAGAAACCCTTAATCTGGAGTCGTGTCGATGAAGAGTTGAGTGAAACCAGCAGATCTGAGTGACATATTAAcacgtgtgcgtgtgtttgtgtgtgtgtgtgtgtgtgtgtgtgtgtgacctgctgTCCCAGAGCATCTGTCAGCATCAGTGCGCACCGGGAGCTCCATCTGATCTGGGGTCAGCAGAGACTCTGCTGTCAGGAAGACTCTCAGTCCAGACGCCACATTAGTGAGCATGCTCAGTAGCAGCATCTCCTGCTCTAGCCCCGCCCACAGCCGGCCCACTGCACTGAAATGAGGCTGAAGAGGAGAGGAACACACAGAAACTAGTTACCATGACGCCACTACAAAACAAACACTAACTAACCACCACACACGCACACTAACATTACTAATCagcgcacacacactaacaacactaaactgcacacacacacacacacacacactaaactgcCCTAAACCGCGCTCACACACACTAACCGCACACACACTGACATTACTAATCagcgcacacacactaacaacactaaatagcgcacacacacacactaacattacTAATCAGCGCCCACACACTAACAACActaaactgcacacacacacacacacacacactaacattactaatcagcgcacacacactaacaacactaaactgcacacacacactaacattacTAATCAGCGAACACACTAACAACACtaaacagcagacacacaacactaaactgcacacacacacacacacacacacacacactaaactgcCCTAAaccgcactcacacacactaaccgcacacacactgacattactaatcagcgcacacacactaacaacactaaatagcgcacacacacactaacattacTAATCAGCGCCCACACACTAACAACActaaactgcacacacacacacacacacacacacacacacacacacacactaacattactaatcagcgcacacacactaacaacactaaactgcacacacacacacactaacattacTAATCAGCGCCCACACACTAACAACActaaactgcacacacacacacacacacacacacacacacacactaacattacTAATCAGCGCGCACACACTAACAACActaaactgcacacacacacactaacattacTAATCAGCGAACACACTAACAACACTAAACAGCAGACACACAATAACATTACTAATCAGCGCATACACACTAACATTACTAATCagcgcacacacactaacaacactaaactgtacacacacacacacactaacattactaatcagcgcacacacactaacaacactaaactgtacacacacacacactaacattactaatcagcgcacacacactaacaacactAAACAGCAGACACACAATAACATTACTAATCAGCGCATACACACTAACATTACTAATCagcgcacacacactaacaacactaaactgtacacacacacacacacactaacattactaatcagcgcacacacactaacaacactaaactgtacacacacacacacactaacattactaatcagcgcacacacactaacaacactAAACAGCAGACACACAATAACATTACTAATCAGCGCATACACACTAACATTACTAATCagcgcacacacactaacaacactaaactgtacacacacacacacactaacattactaatcagcgcacacacactaacaacactaaactgtacacacacacacacactaacattactaatcagcgcacacacactaacaacactaaactgtacacacacacacacactaacattactaatcagcgcacacacactaacaacactaaactgtacacacacacacacaataacattaCTAATCAGCGCATACACACTAACATTACTAATCagcgcacacacactaacaacactaaactgtacacacacacacacactaacattactaatcagcgcacacacactaacaacactaaactgtacacacacacacacactaacattactaatcagcgcacacacactaacaacactAAACAGCAGACACACAATAACATTACTAATCAGCGCATACACACTAACATTACTAATCagcgcacacacactaacaacactaaactgtacacacacacacactaacattactaatcagcgcacacacactaacaacactaaactgcacacacacactaacattactaatcagcgcacacacacacactaacaacactaaactgcacacacacacacacacacacacacacactaacattactaatcagcgcacacacacacactaacaacactaaacgcgctcacacacacactaaccgcACACACACTGACATTACTAATCAGCGCACGCACTAACAACACTAAATAgcgcacacacactaacattactaatcagctcacacacactaacaacactaaaccgcacacacacacacacacacactaacattactaatcagcgcacacacacacacacacaaacacactaacaacACTAAACTGCACTAAaccgcgctcacacacacactaaccgcACACACACTGACATTACTAATCAGCGCACACACTAACAACACtaaatagcacacacacacactaacattactaatcagcgcacacacagcacacactaacaacactaaaccgcgctcacacacacactaacattactaatcagcgcacacacactaacagcacacacacactaacaacactatacagcacacacacactaacattactaatcagcgcacacacacaatatatacacacacacacacactaacaacactaaactgcacacacacaacacacactaacaacacactaacattactaatcagcgcacacacactaacagcacacacacactaacaacactatacagcacacacacacacacactatactaatcagcgcacacacacaatatacacacacacacacactaacaacactaaactgcacacacaacacacactaacaacacactaacattactaatcagctcacacacacacactaacattactaatcagcgcacacacactaacaacactAAACCGCGCTCACAAAAACACACTAACATTACTAATCAGCGCACACACactaacagcacacacacacacacacacacactaacattactaatcagctcacacacacacacacacacacacacacacacacacacacacacaaacagctatAAAACAATATCTGTGTATTCTCATTCCTCTTGGAGTGTCcgtgtctgtgcatgtgttaGACATCagtctcaatattcagtttctgcAATAAACGTCTCTGCATCTTTcggttcacacagactttaatgcagatttatgcactgtgtcatatcactcagctcttactgtgGTTTTTCTGTAGTGAAAGACCGCAATACACTTTAATATCAGTTACTATGGTGAAACAGTGTAAAATGCAGTATATGAGGGACTCACAAACACGTGTGTTGTTGGCACTGTAGTTTTGGTGTGAATGGCGTCTCTCAGGAGTGTCATTCGACTCATCAGATCCGACTGTAAACGTGTCACTTCCTGTGCACACAGGATGACGTCCGCCTGATGGAAACATCAACACCACATTATTACACTGTTTACATAATTAAACACTCATTCGTTACACCCCCTGTTGTCTGAAAACTCAACATTAGTGCTCATTCACAATTACATGCTGTATTtgactcaaataaataaaaacccttCTGCTGAATATGAATATGCATGATGAAAAACATTTGTTAGGGTCAGTATATTCTACACAATATCTGTCTATTCTCGCTCCTCTTGAAgtatgtgtgtctatgtgttaGACATCAGCCTTTCCAGATCACTGAGCGCCTACTCACACCATGCTATCTGAatcatgcccaggcccgtttcctggatcgtttgagaagtgtgagtgctctgaatcagggtcaggcacggttcacttggccagccctggcccggttcGAAGAGGTGGGCTTGAGTACCATACAATTGTGTGAGATTGCAaaacgtgcctgagcccgaaactgaaagcgagacgtgacttttaagggactgtttgatatggatttattaatcattcttaccgttcaataatcacaaactgtcgtagattattaaagacgcaaaccactcactgcaccacagctgcaccttcagcaaacctcctaattcttgCAGctcgaggactttatgattgtttatgagcgtcaaaagtggctgatctgttcagcgaaatatttgactgcatgtcactgcatatcaaaccactaAAGCGATATgactgaagaaatctccactgtgctgagcgagagcgcttactggacagcgcagcatcaatgacgtgcccaggcccgaatgtaatgtgagtgcgggctgttAGGGGAGACGAGAggtggggacaagcgtgctttgtcctggttcaaggcaactgtacatagtgtgagtacgcccttacattcattcattcaatcattcattttcctttcggctttaGGGCGTACTCAGCACTCTACtggactgctggagctcagacgctgGAGCACATGACAAAGTGTacgtgtgtgtggtcatgtggtGTGCATTTTCATCGGTATCGT
Protein-coding sequences here:
- the zgc:101562 gene encoding C2H2-type zinc finger protein isoform X1, whose product is MEPLEKHEEIPKPRQVKTEDEEVLSMFHKEEAERKSRRTPRGTKPYYCTQCGKSFSVAARFRRHQRIHSGHRPYQCPLCHTGFTSQENLSEHLAHAHTQASSKPHRCTHCGKGFVRPGKLCIHMRVHTGERPHRCADCGKSFKSAGELQRHTAIHTEIKTHQCSECESSFRRSTHLLRHMRTHSGERPHQCMSCGRRYSRSDHLRSHRCTHTHTDSKTRRVQC
- the zgc:101562 gene encoding C2H2-type zinc finger protein gives rise to the protein MIQRDRVCGVTNQQQQGEAVDEVMEPLEKHEEIPKPRQVKTEDEEVLSMFHKEEAERKSRRTPRGTKPYYCTQCGKSFSVAARFRRHQRIHSGHRPYQCPLCHTGFTSQENLSEHLAHAHTQASSKPHRCTHCGKGFVRPGKLCIHMRVHTGERPHRCADCGKSFKSAGELQRHTAIHTEIKTHQCSECESSFRRSTHLLRHMRTHSGERPHQCMSCGRRYSRSDHLRSHRCTHTHTDSKTRRVQC
- the cfap206 gene encoding cilia- and flagella-associated protein 206 isoform X2, whose translation is MRDKPDSSFSDSGVCVCVSGEFLEMQQKLLQSRLQSLSREITDSRAKSREDLKKLYGTIVHYIIQSSNLSSSTDINTVRETTAALQSIFPPSQLGSFMSLLKSDKEQQLKENSLIVSGIRLFNKDNGEGGEAIQSLPSILNEKLPGVVSDLERELASCERLCWQYTGLLELISERDTAHSQSPVPPRLLTQALYNTRQHEAFLRLTLADVILCAQEVTRLQSDLMSRMTLLRDAIHTKTTVPTTHVFPHFSAVGRLWAGLEQEMLLLSMLTNVASGLRVFLTAESLLTPDQMELPVRTDADRCSGTAEERVLVSETSSCECCFPESTADFQHLPLQYNGFCGVALVDRNGLLLPGNTSIGVLKHKEKYYAFSSRSAAYEFSCRADEYTAAVLETASRTPELIQLLQLQQHFTSSTAYSQLPAGHQSLTAGMPSGQKLLLKSISKSDAGVQTEIHPLQSNICTSYEWNEWEMRRKAIKLANLHSKVTRSSQSDWSLMRRHNSSQTFLPKDASCQTKRDGESLVPKAQVYLSSLRGAAGFRKVDLSRAVDE
- the cfap206 gene encoding cilia- and flagella-associated protein 206 isoform X1, producing the protein MSSSQAEGVIRNIIREISQTCLSRGQTLSETLIAFMVKAVVLDPTNHFNVDRTLTKQDVQKLIELCVDRLMDQTSPTLQTIKMQVYFDMNYTPRREFLEMQQKLLQSRLQSLSREITDSRAKSREDLKKLYGTIVHYIIQSSNLSSSTDINTVRETTAALQSIFPPSQLGSFMSLLKSDKEQQLKENSLIVSGIRLFNKDNGEGGEAIQSLPSILNEKLPGVVSDLERELASCERLCWQYTGLLELISERDTAHSQSPVPPRLLTQALYNTRQHEAFLRLTLADVILCAQEVTRLQSDLMSRMTLLRDAIHTKTTVPTTHVFPHFSAVGRLWAGLEQEMLLLSMLTNVASGLRVFLTAESLLTPDQMELPVRTDADRCSGTAEERVLVSETSSCECCFPESTADFQHLPLQYNGFCGVALVDRNGLLLPGNTSIGVLKHKEKYYAFSSRSAAYEFSCRADEYTAAVLETASRTPELIQLLQLQQHFTSSTAYSQLPAGHQSLTAGKLLLKSISKSDAGVQTEIHPLQSNICTSYEWNEWEMRRKAIKLANLHSKVTRSSQSDWSLMRRHNSSQTFLPKDASCQTKRDGESLVPKAQVYLSSLRGAAGFRKVDLSRAVDE
- the cfap206 gene encoding cilia- and flagella-associated protein 206 (The RefSeq protein has 4 substitutions compared to this genomic sequence); the protein is MSSSQAEGVIRNIIREISQTCLSRGQTLSETLIAFMVKAVVLDPTNHFNVDRTLTKQDVQKLIELCVDRLMDQTSPTLQTIKMQVYFDMNYTPRREFLEMQQKLLQSRLQSLSREITDSRAKSREDLKKLYGTIVHYIIQSSNLSSSTDINTVRETTAALQSIFPPSQLGSFMSLLKSDKEQQLKENSLIVSGIRLFNKDNGEGGEAIQSLPSILNEKLPGVVSDLERELASCERLCWQYTGLLEQISERDTAHSQSPVPPRLLTQALYNTRQHEAFLRLTLADVILCAQEVTRLQSDLMSRMTLLRDAIHTKTTVPTTHVFPHFSAVGRLWAGLEQEMLLLSMLTNVASGLRVFLTAESLLTPDQMELPVRTDADRCSGTAEERVLVSETSSCECCFPDSTADFQHLPLQYNGFCGVALVDRNGLLLPGNTSIGVLKHKEKYYAFSSRSAAYEFSCRADEYTAAVLETASRTPELIQLLQLQQHFTSSTAYSQLPAGHQSLTAGMPSGQKLLLKSISKSDAGVQTEIHPLQSNICTSYEWNEWEMRRKAIKLANLHSKVTRSSQSDWSLMRRHNSSQTFLPKDASCQTKRDGQSLVPKAQVYLSGLRGAAGFRKVDLSRAVDE